The Tatumella ptyseos genome segment GTTGATTAAGTCGAGCCAAGTTGAAGTAGAAGGTGATCTGCAAGTTATACAGCTTTTTTCGACCCTGATAGATTTAGCCGAATTCGATCCCGCAGAGTACCTTGCACCCTGGGTCGGAGACTTATTGGCACAATCAGTGACCCAAAAGGGTAAGAATATCGCCACTTTTGTCCAGCGAACCTTCCTTCGACGCCAGTCACAAGTCAGTGATACGCTGATTGAAGAGTGGCGCGTCGTGCCTGGGGCACTTGAACAAGCCTGGTTTTGTGAAGAAGCGCAGGCTGTCGCACGACAATGTGATGCGTTAGAAGAACGTTTATCGAAATTGGAGACGCTATGACGTTTGGCGAGTTGCGTAGGCTCTATTTTATTATCCGCATTTTTTTAACTTATGGATTAGATGAGTTAATTCCTCGAACACGTTTAGCCTTACCACTTAGGCTTTGGCGCAGGGGCGTTTTCTGGATACCTAACAGACATCAAGATAAAGCGATCGGATTACGTTTACGTCTTGCCTTGGAGCAGTTGGGTCCTGTCTGGATCAAACTGGGACAAATGCTATCGACTCGCCGCGATCTCTTTCCTCCTGAAATTGCTGATCAATTAGCGTCGCTGCAAGATCGCGTTCCCCCTTTCGACGGCGTTCGCGCGAAAGCACAGATTGAAAAATCCTTAGGTGGCCCAGTGGAAACCTACTTCGATGATTTTGATATCAATCCGCTAGCGTCGGCATCGATTGCACAGGTTCATACGGCAATTCTCAAAGAGAACCAAAAGCATGTTGTGATCAAGGTGATCCGGCCCGATATCCTGCCAGTGATTAAAGCCGATATGCGACTCATTTATCGGCTAGCGAGTTGGTTACCGAGGATTTTACCGGACGGTCGTCGTCTTCGCCCGATTGAAGTGGTCAAAGATTACGAGAAAACGCTGATCGATGAGCTGAATCTTCTTCGCGAAGGTGCAAACGCCATTCAGCTACGCCGTAATTTTGAAGGTAACAATCTGCTGTATGTGCCGGAGGTTTACTCCGACTATGGCAGTGAAACGATGTTAGTGATGGAGCGTATCTACGGTATCCCGATCTCTGACACGCAAACACTGGTAGAGCGAGGCATTAATATGCAGCTCCTTGCTGAGCGTGGCGTGCAGGTCTTCTTTACCCAAGTCTTTCGCGACAGTTTTTTCCATGCGGATATGCACCCAGGCAATATTTTTGTTAGTCATGACCATCCTGATGACCCTCAATATATCGCCATCGACTGTGGAATTGTTGGCTCGTTAAATAAAAACGATAAGCGCTATCTCGCAGAAAACTTTATCGCCTTTTTTAATCGTGATTATCGACGCGTCGCTGAATTACACGTGGATTCTGGATGGGTTCCTCCCGATACCAATGTCGAAGATTTTGAGTTTTCCATTAGGACAGTGTGCGAACCGATTTTTGAAAAGCCCTTGGCTGAAATCTCTTTTGGTCATGTACTGCTCAATCTCTTCAATACCGCACGTCGCTTCAATATGGAAGTTCAGCCACAGCTTGTGTTGTTGCAGAAAACCTTACTTTATATCGAAGGTATTGGTCGCCAACTTTATCCGCAATTGGACTTATGGAAGACAGCAAAACCCTTCCTCGAAGACTGGATTAAGGATCAGGTAGGACTGCCTGCGCTGTGGCGTACGGTGAAAACTAAGGCGCCTATGTGGGCGGAGCGTCTACCTGAATTACCGGAACTTGTTTTTGATACACTTCATCATCACAAGTTGTTAAAACACAGCGTTGATCAGCTTGCCAATCAACTCAACCAACAGCATAACCGTCATACTCAAGTTCGATACTTATGGGGAATGGGCGCGATCTGTTTGCTCAGTAGCACAGCAGTCATGTTGGTTCATCCAGAGTCGAAATGGATGTCTGGTGGATTACTGGCAGGCGCCTTAATCAGCTGGCTAGTGGGTTGGCGAAAAACTACGTAAAGAGTTATGCCAGAGCACAGTATTGGCGTTGAACATCTGGTATGATTAATTTTAATTAACAAGATATTATCATTTTGAGGTCATCATGGCTGGGATCAGTATTACCAAACTCCTCATCATTGCCGTTATTGTTATCCTATTTTTTGGAACCAAAAAGCTTCGTAATCTAGGGTCTGACTTAGGTTCTTCCATTAAAGGCTTCAAAAAAGCAATGAGCGACGACGAGACAAAAAAAGATCAGGACGCCGATTTCTCAACAAAATCTCTCTCTGATTCTGAAAGCGTTTCGCACTCTGATGTTAAGCACAAAGACAAAGATCAGGTATAACCCGTGTTCGATATAGGATTTAGCGAGTTACTACTGGTTTTCGTGATTGGGCTGGTTGTGTTAGGCCCAGAACGGCTTCCGGTAGCAGTTAAAACGGTCGTCGGCTGGATCCGTGCGATTCGTTCCTTGGCGGCGAACGTTCAGCATGAACTGGCTCAAGAGCTAAAGCTGCAAGAGCTACAGGACAGCGTTAAAAAGGTGGAAGAGGCCGGTAAGGGAATGCTTTCCCCTGAACTGAAAGAGTCTATTGAAGAATTGCGCAAAACCGCGGATTCAGTGAAGCAAACCTATCACGAATCGATTGAAACGGAGCGAAGTGAAGATTTAGCCTCTCACTCGGATTCAGTAGACAACGCTACACCCCCTGCTCCCAGCCAGCCAAAGGCTCAAGCGCAGGCACAAGCGGTTCAGCCGACCGCGACTAGCTCACGTCTAGTGACTCCTGAAGACGAAAAAGCGGCCGCCGCAGTGAAGTCAACGCCTGTCGCTGACACCGCTCAAGGTGCCGCAAAAGAAGCAACCTCCTCTACAAGCGAAGATAAAAGTTAATGGATGTCGAAGATACTCAACCGCTAATCAGCCACTTAATAGAACTCCGTAAGCGGCTGCTTAACTGTATTATTGCCGTATTAGTTATTTTTTTAGCTTTAATCTATTTTGCTAACGATATTTACCAACTGATTGCTGCGCCACTTATCCGTCAAATGCCGGTAGGGGCGAGTATGATTGCAACGGACGTTGCTTCACCTTTTTTTACCCCGATTAAGCTAACTATCATCGTTTCAGTGTTTCTGGCGGTGCCAGTGATCCTATACCAAGTCTGGGCATTTATCGCACCAGCTTTGTATCGCCATGAACGTAAACTGGTAATGCCGTTACTCTTCTCAAGCTCTCTACTGTTCTATGTTGGAGTAGCCTTTGCCTATTTTATTGTTTTCCCACTGGCCTTCGGTTTTTTTGCCAAGACTGCGCCTCAAGGCGTACAGATTGCTACGGATATCAGTAACTACCTCGACTTTGTCATGGCTATATTCTTAGCCTTCGGTGTCGCATTTGAAGTTCCCATTGCAATAGTTCTACTGTGCTGGACTGGCTTAACCACACCTGATGATTTACGAAAAAAACGTCCTTATATCTTAGTGGGTGCGTTTGTTGTGGGCATGCTGTTAACACCTCCTGACGTTTTTTCTCAAACTTTACTCGCTATTCCGATGTACTGCCTATTTGAAGTCGGCGTATTCTTCTCACGTTATTATGTAGGAAAAGGACGTTGGGATAAGGAACAGGATAGCGAATCCTGAGGTCCCACTCTCAGGTTCTGCGGAATTAGCTGCGGAACAACGTTGAACCAGGCCACGTAAAGTGGCCTCGCGTTGGAAAATAAGATGTTTGATATTGGTGTTAACCTTACAAGTACGCAGTTTGCAAAAGATAGAAAACAAATCGTCACCCGTGCTCAGCAAGCAGGCATCACTGGGATTTTAATTACCGGAACAAATGCTCTGGAAAGCCAGCAAGCACAATTTCTCGCCACACAACATCCCGGTTACTGTTGGTCTACTGCTGGCGTTCATCCTCATCATGCTAGTGAGTGGTCGCAAGAAACCGCCGGAACACTTCGTCGCCTAGCGAGCCAATCTCAAGTCGTTGCCATCGGTGAATGTGGCCTAGATTACAACCGTAATCTCTCTAACCCAGAGCAACAAGAGTATGCATTCAATGCTCAACTTGAGTTAGCGGCTGAATTATCCATGCCTGTTTTTCTGCATTGTCGTGAAGCACATGACCGTTTCATGGCGATCCTTACACCATGGCTAGGTAAGCTTCCTGCCGTCGTGGTGCACTGTTTCACCGGCTCGAAAAATGAACTCGAAGAGTATCTTGCACAGGGGATGATGGTCGGTATCACTGGGTGGGTATGCGATGAACGGCGTGGGATGGAAGTTAGAGAGCTATTGCCTTTAATCCCAGCTGACCGATTATTACTGGAGACGGATGCTCCCTATCTACTCCCGCGAGATATGCGGCCGCGTCCACCCTCTAGGCGCAATGAACCTTGTTATCTTCCCCACATCGTCCACCAGGTTGCAACGTGGCGAGGCGAGGATCCACAAAGTTTAGCAGTACAAACCGACAGTAATGCACGTCGTTTATTTGGGCTAAGCGGTTTATAACTATTTTTTGGTAAAGGCGTCGTTCTCGACGCTACGCGTGACGGTTTTATTTAATAGATTGAGCAATAAGATTGAGCGTGTTTCGCCATCGGTTTCTTGGTAAATAGCGCTCATCCCCTCAAAAATACCTTCAGTAATGATAACGCTCTCGCCGGCTTGCGGCAGGGCGGGGGAGAAATGATTATCTGGAGGACAGGCTTGTAAGCTAGCGATGACTTGCTCGGGAACCAGAGCGAGTGTTCGACCAAAGCG includes the following:
- the ubiJ gene encoding ubiquinone biosynthesis protein UbiJ, producing the protein MPTMPMITALLEQGLNRTLWQDRGAKSTRQRLKGKILTLNIRELGQPLVLYFSDQQIDVLSTATPDSDCTVTLSIRVLPQLQDRKNLTSLIKSSQVEVEGDLQVIQLFSTLIDLAEFDPAEYLAPWVGDLLAQSVTQKGKNIATFVQRTFLRRQSQVSDTLIEEWRVVPGALEQAWFCEEAQAVARQCDALEERLSKLETL
- the ubiB gene encoding ubiquinone biosynthesis regulatory protein kinase UbiB; translated protein: MTFGELRRLYFIIRIFLTYGLDELIPRTRLALPLRLWRRGVFWIPNRHQDKAIGLRLRLALEQLGPVWIKLGQMLSTRRDLFPPEIADQLASLQDRVPPFDGVRAKAQIEKSLGGPVETYFDDFDINPLASASIAQVHTAILKENQKHVVIKVIRPDILPVIKADMRLIYRLASWLPRILPDGRRLRPIEVVKDYEKTLIDELNLLREGANAIQLRRNFEGNNLLYVPEVYSDYGSETMLVMERIYGIPISDTQTLVERGINMQLLAERGVQVFFTQVFRDSFFHADMHPGNIFVSHDHPDDPQYIAIDCGIVGSLNKNDKRYLAENFIAFFNRDYRRVAELHVDSGWVPPDTNVEDFEFSIRTVCEPIFEKPLAEISFGHVLLNLFNTARRFNMEVQPQLVLLQKTLLYIEGIGRQLYPQLDLWKTAKPFLEDWIKDQVGLPALWRTVKTKAPMWAERLPELPELVFDTLHHHKLLKHSVDQLANQLNQQHNRHTQVRYLWGMGAICLLSSTAVMLVHPESKWMSGGLLAGALISWLVGWRKTT
- the tatE gene encoding twin-arginine translocase subunit TatE; protein product: MAGISITKLLIIAVIVILFFGTKKLRNLGSDLGSSIKGFKKAMSDDETKKDQDADFSTKSLSDSESVSHSDVKHKDKDQV
- the tatB gene encoding Sec-independent protein translocase protein TatB, whose protein sequence is MFDIGFSELLLVFVIGLVVLGPERLPVAVKTVVGWIRAIRSLAANVQHELAQELKLQELQDSVKKVEEAGKGMLSPELKESIEELRKTADSVKQTYHESIETERSEDLASHSDSVDNATPPAPSQPKAQAQAQAVQPTATSSRLVTPEDEKAAAAVKSTPVADTAQGAAKEATSSTSEDKS
- the tatC gene encoding Sec-independent protein translocase subunit TatC, which codes for MDVEDTQPLISHLIELRKRLLNCIIAVLVIFLALIYFANDIYQLIAAPLIRQMPVGASMIATDVASPFFTPIKLTIIVSVFLAVPVILYQVWAFIAPALYRHERKLVMPLLFSSSLLFYVGVAFAYFIVFPLAFGFFAKTAPQGVQIATDISNYLDFVMAIFLAFGVAFEVPIAIVLLCWTGLTTPDDLRKKRPYILVGAFVVGMLLTPPDVFSQTLLAIPMYCLFEVGVFFSRYYVGKGRWDKEQDSES
- the tatD gene encoding 3'-5' ssDNA/RNA exonuclease TatD — protein: MFDIGVNLTSTQFAKDRKQIVTRAQQAGITGILITGTNALESQQAQFLATQHPGYCWSTAGVHPHHASEWSQETAGTLRRLASQSQVVAIGECGLDYNRNLSNPEQQEYAFNAQLELAAELSMPVFLHCREAHDRFMAILTPWLGKLPAVVVHCFTGSKNELEEYLAQGMMVGITGWVCDERRGMEVRELLPLIPADRLLLETDAPYLLPRDMRPRPPSRRNEPCYLPHIVHQVATWRGEDPQSLAVQTDSNARRLFGLSGL
- the rfaH gene encoding transcription/translation regulatory transformer protein RfaH, coding for MASWYLLYCKRGQMARAQEHLERQHVTCFVPMIETEKLVRAKVKKVCEPLFPNYLFLQFDPEIIHTTTISATRGVSHFVRFGRTLALVPEQVIASLQACPPDNHFSPALPQAGESVIITEGIFEGMSAIYQETDGETRSILLLNLLNKTVTRSVENDAFTKK